In Panthera tigris isolate Pti1 chromosome B1, P.tigris_Pti1_mat1.1, whole genome shotgun sequence, the sequence GACTATGAAGTAGGTATCATTTCCCCActctacagatgaaaaaaaaaaaaaaagatcagtgatatTAAGTACATTTTCCAAGGATACATAGACagtaaatttcaaaagcaaatattaaatccCTGCTTGTCTTGTTGCAAAGCTCTGACACCACTGTGCCTCTGAATCTTCAATCTGAGTCTCACTGAGGCTCAATTCATTAGTGTTTCCTTTCAGAGGGAATAGTACCTTACTCTTTATCTATTTTAAGACTAAGATGAATCCAAATAGCTCCTGTTGCTTATCCAGGCAAACCTTACAATACCCACATCTCTTCCGCTGAGGGTatgatataaatgaaaaacagaattgatTGGTAGGTCTCCaagtaaagaaatgaaaccagttttcaaaaaataaattaaatgcgAAGAACTCAATAGAcataattttccttatttatatctgcctcttttctttatctttcttcccctctctctaggTGGACATTGATATTAAGATCCGATCTTGCCAAGGTTCGTGCAGTAGGGCTTTAGAACGTAGGACAGATCTAAAGTACTACGAAGATCAGCAGAAGCAACTTGATCAAGTCATTGCCAAAGACTTACTTCCCTCTAGAGATACGCAATATTTACCACAGCTGAAAATGCGCACAGCTCCAGATATGATTCCTGGGGAGTACAAGCACCAGCTTCAGAAGGCCCCTGCAGAGTGGAAGGCACTCATGGAAACGCAGCAGATGAAAATAACGTTAGAGAGGTCTGGTACAGATGGGAATGCCCCAGGAGACTCTGTAGCGCATGGAACGGGATCAGTGCCTGAAAGCCCTAGGAATCCTGGGAGCTCCACACCTGGAAGTTCTGGCACTTGGAATCCTGGGAGCACCGGACCTGGAAGCTCAGGTGCTTGGAACCCTGGGAGCTCTGGACCTGGAAGCTCGGGCGCTTGGAACCCTGGGAGCACCGGACCTGGAAGCTCAGGTGCTTGGAACCCTGGGAGCTCTGGACCTGGAAGCTCCGGACCTGGAAGCTCGGGCGCTTGGAACCCTGGGAGCTCTGGACCTGGAAGCTCCGGACCTGGAAGCTCGGGCGCTTGGAACCCTGGGAGCTCTGGACCTGGAAGCTCAGGCGGTTGGAACCCCGGGAGCTCCGGACCTGGCAGTGGCAGCACCTGGAACGCCGGCAGCTCTGGAGTTAGCAGTGCGGGTACTTGGCACACGGAGAGTGCCAGCTCTTGGAGCTCTGGGAGCACTGGAACTGGCAGTGGTGGCTCTTGGAGCTCTGGAACTCCTCAGCCTGGAAGTTTTAGGCCAGATAGCTTAGGGCATGGGGACACCAGGCCTACCAAGCAAGAGTGGGACACGTTTGAAGATGTGTCAGGAAGTATATCtccagggacaaagaaagagTACCACACGGGCAAACTGGTCACTTCTAAAGGAGATAAAGAGCTTCTTGTTGGTAATGAGAAGGTCACCTCTGGTAGCACGACCACCACTCGTCGTTCATGCTCTAAAACTGTCACTAAGACAGTTATAGGTCCTGATGGTCGCAAAGAAGTGATCAAAGAAGTGGTAAACTCCGAAGATGGTTCTGATTGTGACTTGTCCCATGCTTTTTCTGGTAGCCTAGGGGATCTCCATTCTAGACACCCTGACTTGGCGAGTTTCTTTGAATCTGCCTCAACTGGAAGCAAATTTTCGAGTGTACTCACACCTACCTTAAGAGAGTTTGAAAGTATGGGCTCGGAATCTGACATATTCACGCACTTAGGGGAACATGAGCTCCCTTCCGGTGGTAAAACTTCAACTCACAGCAAACAGTTGGTAAGCACTAGTAAGACTTACACCAGAGGAGACTCCGCATTTGAAAGCAAGGGCTTTAAAGTGGCAGGTGAGGCCGGAAGTGAAGCGGAACACGAAGTCCTCAGAGGAGCATATACCACCAAAAGAGGCCATGCTAGAGCTCGCCCTGCCAGAGGTATCCACACTTCTCCTTtggggaagccttccctgaccccctaGACTAAGTTCGCTATTCCCGCAGTGCCTCCCATAGCACCTTGAACTTCTTCCCTAGCCCTCTATTACACCTTATAGAAATGACaccttttggttttttgtttttattttttattttttggcactaGACTGTAAGTTCCAGGAGGGCGGGGACTTTATCtatcttattcatctctgtattccCAAATGCCTAACAGTGCCGAGAGTCATCACTCAATAAATaacatgttaaatgaatgaatgaatccctctGAAACTcgattttaaatttgtttagcCGAATTCTTTCACCATTCAAAATGTGTCCTGTTGGAATTGTCACCCAAtttattaatcatattttaaGTGTGTGTCTCAGTTGACATTAAGGTCAGGTTAAAAACAAGTTAGCACTAAATGATACTTAGATATTGTTGCTGGTTACTTGCTATTATCAGTACGTGCAAGTAAAATTTCAAATCCATTGAGGAACATCTCCCTTGCAATTTGTAGGTATAAATGTCGCTTACTTGCTTAATCTCCATCTCAGTGTAGGTGCATCCTTTCCCCCTGGAgggaatgaaggagggagggagggaaggaaggaaggaagcaaggaaggaaggaaggaaggaaaaggaaggcagtATCTGCCTTCATTTAATCTGGGCCATGCCTATCTTTGTAAAGTTAAATGAGAGTAACTTCTTCCAaccagcttaattttttttttagactgtGATGATGTCCTCCAAACACATCCTGCAGGTGCCCAAAGTGGTATTTTCAATATCAAGCTACCCGGATCCAGTAagattttttctgtttattgtgATCAAGAGACCAGTTTGGGAGGATGGCTTTTGATCCAGCAAAGAATGGATGGATCACTGAATTTTAACCGGACCTGGCAAGACTACAAGAGAGGTTTCGGCAGTCTGGATGACAAGGGGGAAGGAGAATTCTGGCTAGGCAATGAATACCTCCACTTACTGACCCTGAGGGGCTCTGTCCTTCGGGTTGAATTAGAGGACTGGGCTGGGAATCTGGCTTATGCAGAATATCACTTGAGGGTAGGCTCTGAGGCAGAAGGCTATCCCCTGCAGGTCTCCTCCTATGAGGGCACAGCAGGCGATGCTCTGATTGAGGGTTCCGTAGAGGAAGGAACAGAGTATACTTCTCATGCTGGCATGCAGTTCAGCACCTATGACAGGGATGCAGACCTGTGGGAAGAGAACTGCGCAGAAGTCTACGGAGGAGGTTGGTGGTACAACAGCTGCCAAGCAGCCAATCTCAATGGCATCTACTACCCTGGGGGCTCCTATGACCCAAGGAACAACAGTCCTTATGAGATTGAGAATGGAGTGGTCTGGGTTCCCTTCAGAGGTGCAGATTATTCCCTCAGGGCTGTTCGCATGAAAATCAGGCCCCTGGTGACCCACTCGGAGCAGAAGTGAGAGTAATCGGTTTTCTTTGTTTAGTGAAGTGGAGAAAGAGTAAGGAAGATAAAGGAGTCAAGATTCTTTACAATCTATTAAAAAATTCACAGgtgctattttattattctttgtacTGTATCCAAATGTAACTGAGACAttttactactttaaaaaataaagttatatgagTTTTTTTACCCTTAAAGTAGCTCCGTGGGTTTTAACATTTCTGTAAGGATACACCAAGGAACATTCAATACATCATGAAGAAGGGGTCAGATGGATGCTCCTCTCTGCAACCCTTAAGGGTGTTGTTTTGAGAACTCCTCTCCCGCACCATTCAAGGGCCATTGTAAAGTAAAAAagttatttcatccattttgtatgAATAGGTTGAAACCGATACTTTAAGTTACAAATCACTGAATTAAACAATGGCTGCACTTTGTAGAGGAACTTACAGATTATGAAGTATGTTCATCATCTCTGTTAGCAAGCAAAtccaggaagagaggagaagcaTTTTTTCCTAATAGTAATAGAAATCTGGTTTTTTTAGCCTTTCAATGAAGACCATAACGCCTACTTAATTTTTTCCCTGGAGTCTAAcagatttctttcaaaaacacatggcatgaaaaaaatgcatttaaaatccTTTCAATACTTACAAAGCATTCAAAAAATACTATTACTATATGTTGAATTCATAAACTCAATATATGTACATTGGCCAGTATTTTATTTGATGTCAGTTTTATCATTGTTCTTCGCGGACTTGGCTCCTGtcccccgttttttttttttaatgtttgtttatttattttgagaaagagaaagaaatcacgcaaacacgagcaggggaagggcagagagagagaaagggagagagaatcccaagtaggcagtgcagagtccgatgc encodes:
- the FGA gene encoding fibrinogen alpha chain; this encodes MFSLKIFCLALSVVGTVWTGNVQEGEFIAEGGGVRGPRIVEGHHSACKETDWPFCSDEDWNYKCPSGCRMKGLIDEVNQDFTNRINKLKNSLFDYQKNNKDSSSLTGNVMELVRGDFATGNNNDNTFSQVSEDLRSRIEILKRKVLEQVQHIQLLQKNVRDQLIDMKRLEVDIDIKIRSCQGSCSRALERRTDLKYYEDQQKQLDQVIAKDLLPSRDTQYLPQLKMRTAPDMIPGEYKHQLQKAPAEWKALMETQQMKITLERSGTDGNAPGDSVAHGTGSVPESPRNPGSSTPGSSGTWNPGSTGPGSSGAWNPGSSGPGSSGAWNPGSTGPGSSGAWNPGSSGPGSSGPGSSGAWNPGSSGPGSSGPGSSGAWNPGSSGPGSSGGWNPGSSGPGSGSTWNAGSSGVSSAGTWHTESASSWSSGSTGTGSGGSWSSGTPQPGSFRPDSLGHGDTRPTKQEWDTFEDVSGSISPGTKKEYHTGKLVTSKGDKELLVGNEKVTSGSTTTTRRSCSKTVTKTVIGPDGRKEVIKEVVNSEDGSDCDLSHAFSGSLGDLHSRHPDLASFFESASTGSKFSSVLTPTLREFESMGSESDIFTHLGEHELPSGGKTSTHSKQLVSTSKTYTRGDSAFESKGFKVAGEAGSEAEHEVLRGAYTTKRGHARARPARDCDDVLQTHPAGAQSGIFNIKLPGSSKIFSVYCDQETSLGGWLLIQQRMDGSLNFNRTWQDYKRGFGSLDDKGEGEFWLGNEYLHLLTLRGSVLRVELEDWAGNLAYAEYHLRVGSEAEGYPLQVSSYEGTAGDALIEGSVEEGTEYTSHAGMQFSTYDRDADLWEENCAEVYGGGWWYNSCQAANLNGIYYPGGSYDPRNNSPYEIENGVVWVPFRGADYSLRAVRMKIRPLVTHSEQK